In one window of Henckelia pumila isolate YLH828 chromosome 1, ASM3356847v2, whole genome shotgun sequence DNA:
- the LOC140875236 gene encoding serine/threonine-protein kinase PBS1-like isoform X1: MGCFPCFDSKEEEKLNPHKESDDRREIYPKIPSNLSKLSSVAGADRLKSRSNIAVRSEPKDLPDAQIFTFRELATATNSFRPECFLGEGGFGRVYKGRLSNGQVVAVKQLDRNGLQGNREFLVEVLILSLLHDPNLVNLIGYCAEGEQRLLVYEFMPLGSLEDHLFDLPLDKEPLDWSTRMKIAAGAAKGLEYLHDKANPAVIYRDFKSSNILLGEGYFPKLSDFGLAKLGPTGDKSHVSTRVMGTYGYCAPEYAMTGQLTVKSDVYSFGVVFLELISGRKAIDSNRPQGEQNLVSWARPLFNDRRRFAKLADPKLEGKFPIRGLYQALAVASMCIQEQAAGRPLIRDVVTALSYLANQPHDASIAFGPSSRSAAEKDDYRSKDERGGTLLRCEEGGSGRRWNLEGFEREDSPRENTKMLNRDLERERAVAEAKMWGENWRRQKGEGNFHGNNR, translated from the exons ATGGGTTGCTTTCCTTGCTTTGATTCCAAGGAAGAGGAAAAGCTCAATCCCCATAAGGAGAGTGATGATCGCAGAGAAATCTATCCCAAGATCCCTTCAAATCTATCCAAATTATCGTCTG TTGCAGGTGCTGATAGACTAAAAAGTAGGAGTAACATTGCGGTCAGGAGCGAGCCAAAAGACTTACCTGATGCACAGATTTTTACTTTCCGCGAGCTAGCAACTGCTACGAATAGCTTTAGGCCAGAATGTTTCTTAGGGGAAGGAGGGTTTGGACGTGTGTACAAGGGGAGGCTCTCAAATGGTCag GTTGTTGCTGTCAAACAGCTGGATAGGAATGGGCTTCAAGGCAATAGAGAATTTCTGGTTGAAGTTCTGATTCTCAGCCTTTTACATGATCCTAACCTAGTGAATTTGATTGGTTACTGTGCCGAAGGGGAACAGAGGCTTCTCGTCTACGAATTTATGCCCTTGGGATCTTTAGAAGATCACCTCTTTG ATCTTCCTCTCGATAAAGAGCCATTGGATTGGAGCACAAGGATGAAAATAGCAGCTGGTGCTGCCAAAGGGTTGGAGTATCTCCACGATAAGGCGAACCCTGCAGTGATCTATCGTGATTTCAAGTCATCCAACATTTTACTGGGCGAGGGATATTTTCCCAAACTCTCCGACTTTGGACTGGCAAAGTTAGGTCCCACAGGAGACAAATCCCATGTGTCCACACGAGTTATGGGAACTTACGGATATTGTGCTCCTGAATATGCCATGACCGGACAGTTGACAGTGAAATCCGACGTTTACAGTTTTGGAGTTGTCTTTTTAGAACTCATCAGCGGACGCAAAGCCATCGATAGCAACCGCCCACAGGGAGAACAGAACCTTGTGTCATGG GCACGGCCTCTGTTCAATGACCGCAGAAGATTTGCTAAACTGGCGGATCCAAAGCTTGAAGGTAAGTTTCCTATTCGTGGGCTTTACCAAGCGCTGGCAGTGGCATCCATGTGTATTCAAGAACAGGCTGCTGGTCGTCCCTTGATTCGGGATGTGGTCACGGCCCTCTCATATTTGGCGAATCAGCCGCATGATGCGAGCATAGCATTTGGTCCTAGCAGCAGAAGTGCAGCGGAGAAGGATGATTACAGAAGCAAAGATGAGAGAGGGGGGACATTACTGAGATGCGAAGAGGGGGGATCAGGACGCAGATGGAACTTGGAAGGATTTGAGAGGGAAGATTCTCCTAGAGAAAACACGAAAATGTTGAACCGAGATTTGGAGAGAGAACGAGCTGTTGCAGAGGCTAAGATGTGGGGTGAAAACTGGAGACGACAGAAAGGTGAGGGGAATTTCCATGGCAACAACAGGTAG
- the LOC140875236 gene encoding serine/threonine-protein kinase PBS1-like isoform X2 → MGCFPCFDSKEEEKLNPHKESDDRREIYPKIPSNLSKLSSGADRLKSRSNIAVRSEPKDLPDAQIFTFRELATATNSFRPECFLGEGGFGRVYKGRLSNGQVVAVKQLDRNGLQGNREFLVEVLILSLLHDPNLVNLIGYCAEGEQRLLVYEFMPLGSLEDHLFDLPLDKEPLDWSTRMKIAAGAAKGLEYLHDKANPAVIYRDFKSSNILLGEGYFPKLSDFGLAKLGPTGDKSHVSTRVMGTYGYCAPEYAMTGQLTVKSDVYSFGVVFLELISGRKAIDSNRPQGEQNLVSWARPLFNDRRRFAKLADPKLEGKFPIRGLYQALAVASMCIQEQAAGRPLIRDVVTALSYLANQPHDASIAFGPSSRSAAEKDDYRSKDERGGTLLRCEEGGSGRRWNLEGFEREDSPRENTKMLNRDLERERAVAEAKMWGENWRRQKGEGNFHGNNR, encoded by the exons ATGGGTTGCTTTCCTTGCTTTGATTCCAAGGAAGAGGAAAAGCTCAATCCCCATAAGGAGAGTGATGATCGCAGAGAAATCTATCCCAAGATCCCTTCAAATCTATCCAAATTATCGTCTG GTGCTGATAGACTAAAAAGTAGGAGTAACATTGCGGTCAGGAGCGAGCCAAAAGACTTACCTGATGCACAGATTTTTACTTTCCGCGAGCTAGCAACTGCTACGAATAGCTTTAGGCCAGAATGTTTCTTAGGGGAAGGAGGGTTTGGACGTGTGTACAAGGGGAGGCTCTCAAATGGTCag GTTGTTGCTGTCAAACAGCTGGATAGGAATGGGCTTCAAGGCAATAGAGAATTTCTGGTTGAAGTTCTGATTCTCAGCCTTTTACATGATCCTAACCTAGTGAATTTGATTGGTTACTGTGCCGAAGGGGAACAGAGGCTTCTCGTCTACGAATTTATGCCCTTGGGATCTTTAGAAGATCACCTCTTTG ATCTTCCTCTCGATAAAGAGCCATTGGATTGGAGCACAAGGATGAAAATAGCAGCTGGTGCTGCCAAAGGGTTGGAGTATCTCCACGATAAGGCGAACCCTGCAGTGATCTATCGTGATTTCAAGTCATCCAACATTTTACTGGGCGAGGGATATTTTCCCAAACTCTCCGACTTTGGACTGGCAAAGTTAGGTCCCACAGGAGACAAATCCCATGTGTCCACACGAGTTATGGGAACTTACGGATATTGTGCTCCTGAATATGCCATGACCGGACAGTTGACAGTGAAATCCGACGTTTACAGTTTTGGAGTTGTCTTTTTAGAACTCATCAGCGGACGCAAAGCCATCGATAGCAACCGCCCACAGGGAGAACAGAACCTTGTGTCATGG GCACGGCCTCTGTTCAATGACCGCAGAAGATTTGCTAAACTGGCGGATCCAAAGCTTGAAGGTAAGTTTCCTATTCGTGGGCTTTACCAAGCGCTGGCAGTGGCATCCATGTGTATTCAAGAACAGGCTGCTGGTCGTCCCTTGATTCGGGATGTGGTCACGGCCCTCTCATATTTGGCGAATCAGCCGCATGATGCGAGCATAGCATTTGGTCCTAGCAGCAGAAGTGCAGCGGAGAAGGATGATTACAGAAGCAAAGATGAGAGAGGGGGGACATTACTGAGATGCGAAGAGGGGGGATCAGGACGCAGATGGAACTTGGAAGGATTTGAGAGGGAAGATTCTCCTAGAGAAAACACGAAAATGTTGAACCGAGATTTGGAGAGAGAACGAGCTGTTGCAGAGGCTAAGATGTGGGGTGAAAACTGGAGACGACAGAAAGGTGAGGGGAATTTCCATGGCAACAACAGGTAG
- the LOC140875237 gene encoding zinc finger protein CONSTANS-LIKE 14-like: MGMVVACDFCGDRAAILYCRADSAKLCLPCDHQVHKANALSKKHLRSQICDNCAAEPSAVRCATDNLLLCQDCDWDAHAACAVSSSHQRGPVEGFSGCPSVFYLAAAWGLELQEKKTASFGWAGLLEELMVPNASYTDSELKRKTPSCGKQKQVILKQLLTMLEDGDGDEVAPSGGAWGHDNFCAQYHEEQPQDSNKQQNANARVDDENLMWNTGTQIWDFNLGQLRGHEDQANALELEDGGSEMLYTVKSYGELLNGTKRGVEIPPPGVDCLIAHEDMMPFSTTPSRNPTSSQGPATSESNLPFSKQPSGSCLNKPKCFAGSKEIQFTDQSILIKSESVAPAITKADLELLAKNRGNAMQRYKEKKKTRRYDKHIRYESRKARADTRKRVKGRFVKAFEAPTGGVNGTSRS; this comes from the exons ATGGGTATGGTGGTGGCGTGTGATTTCTGCGGCGACCGGGCCGCCATTCTCTACTGCCGAGCCGACTCCGCCAAGCTCTGCTTGCCCTGCGACCATCAAGTTCACAAAGCCAACGCTCTATCCAAGAAGCATCTCCGCTCCCAGATCTGTGACAACTGCGCTGCCGAACCATCCGCCGTCCGATGTGCCACCGACAACCTCCTGCTCTGCCAGGACTGCGATTGGGACGCTCATGCTGCCTGCGCGGTCTCTTCCTCCCACCAGCGCGGTCCTGTCGAGGGCTTTTCGGGATGCCCCTCGGTTTTTTATTTGGCGGCTGCTTGGGGTCTCGAGCTTCAGGAGAAAAAAACGGCCTCTTTTGGGTGGGCCGGTTTGCTGGAGGAACTCATGGTGCCTAACGCTAGCTATACCGATTCTGAGCTGAAGAGGAAAACTCCTAGCTGTGGAAAACAGAAGCAGGTGATTTTGAAGCAGTTATTGACGATGTTGGAAGACGGCGACGGCGACGAGGTAGCACCGAGTGGCGGCGCGTGGGGCCACGATAATTTCTGCGCTCAATATCACGAGGAGCAGCCGCAAGATAGTAATAAGCAGCAAAATGCGAATGCGAGAGTAGATGATGAGAACCTGATGTGGAACACCGGCACGCAG ATATGGGACTTCAATTTGGGGCAGCTGAGGGGCCACGAGGATCAGGCAAACGCACTAGAATTGGAAGATGGTGGAAGTGAAATGCTCTACACCGTCAAAAGTTACGGTGAACTACTGAATGGGACGAAAAGAGGGGTGGAAATACCACCACCTGGTGTCGACTGCTTGATAGCACACGAGGATATGATGCCATTCAGC ACCACCCCTTCTAGGAATCCAACATCCAGTCAAGGGCCTGCGACATCCGAGAGCAACCTACCATTCTCCAAGCAACCATCAGGCTCATGTTTAAACAAACCCAAATGTTTTGCTGGTTCGAAAGAGATCCAGTTTACGGATCAATCTATTTTGATTAAGAGCGAAAGTGTGGCTCCTGCAATTACCAAGGCCGATTTGGAGCTCCTGGCGAAGAACAGAGGCAATGCGATGCAACGATATaaggaaaaaaagaaaactAGGAG ATATGATAAGCATATCCGGTATGAATCAAGAAAAGCTAGAGCCGATACTAGGAAACGAGTCAAGGGCCGTTTTGTTAAGGCGTTTGAAGCTCCAACGGGAGGGGTGAATGGTACTAGCCGTAGTTGA